From uncultured Roseateles sp., the proteins below share one genomic window:
- a CDS encoding DUF2788 domain-containing protein → MFGFTEEQISWFGLSFGVTAFMLYMVFIIFQLARESKAGRFGTFVLFLGLGVGLIGFAAKGLIKFFMSGIVE, encoded by the coding sequence ATGTTCGGCTTCACCGAAGAACAGATCTCCTGGTTCGGCCTGAGCTTCGGCGTCACGGCCTTCATGCTCTACATGGTCTTCATCATCTTCCAGCTGGCCCGTGAGTCCAAGGCCGGCCGTTTCGGCACCTTTGTGCTGTTCCTCGGCCTGGGCGTTGGGTTGATCGGCTTTGCCGCCAAGGGCCTGATCAAGTTTTTCATGTCGGGCATTGTCGAATGA
- a CDS encoding NAD-dependent epimerase/dehydratase family protein, whose translation MSPKILIIGANGQIGTELALSLAQKHGFDRVITSDVAPTGRVPGLRHEMLDVTDAAALTSVAQRHEITQIYHLAAALSASGEKHPQWAWNLNMVGLLNVLELARQMRMDRIFWPSSIAAFGPTTPQQHTPQSTVMDPTTVYGISKLAGERWCAWYHANHGVDVRSLRYPGLISYKTPPGGGTTDYAVDIFHQALKSGRYTCFLEEGQALPMMYMPDALRATIELMEAPAASIRQRDSYNLAGVSFTPAQIAAAIRAELPGFEISYAPDFRQAIAASWPQSIDDSAAQTDWGWKADYDLQAMVRDMLTHLKAAA comes from the coding sequence ATGAGCCCCAAGATATTGATCATCGGCGCGAACGGCCAGATCGGCACCGAACTGGCGCTGAGCCTGGCGCAGAAGCACGGCTTCGACCGCGTCATCACCAGCGATGTGGCCCCCACCGGCCGTGTGCCCGGCCTGCGCCACGAGATGCTGGACGTGACCGACGCCGCGGCACTGACCTCGGTGGCACAGCGCCACGAGATCACCCAGATCTACCACCTGGCCGCGGCCCTGTCGGCCAGCGGCGAGAAGCATCCGCAATGGGCCTGGAACCTGAATATGGTGGGCCTGCTGAATGTGCTGGAGCTGGCGCGCCAGATGCGCATGGACCGCATTTTCTGGCCCAGCTCCATCGCCGCCTTCGGCCCGACCACGCCGCAGCAGCACACCCCCCAGTCCACCGTGATGGACCCGACCACCGTCTACGGCATCTCCAAGCTGGCCGGCGAGCGCTGGTGCGCCTGGTACCACGCCAACCACGGCGTCGATGTGCGCAGCCTGCGCTATCCGGGCCTGATCAGCTACAAGACCCCCCCCGGCGGCGGCACCACCGACTACGCGGTGGACATCTTCCATCAGGCCTTGAAGAGTGGTCGCTACACCTGCTTCCTCGAAGAGGGCCAGGCCTTGCCGATGATGTACATGCCGGACGCGCTGCGCGCCACCATCGAGCTGATGGAGGCGCCGGCTGCCAGCATCCGGCAGCGCGACAGCTACAACCTGGCCGGCGTCAGCTTCACGCCGGCACAGATCGCGGCGGCCATCCGTGCCGAGCTGCCCGGCTTCGAGATCAGCTACGCACCCGACTTCCGCCAGGCCATCGCCGCGAGCTGGCCGCAATCGATAGACGATAGCGCGGCACAAACCGACTGGGGCTGGAAGGCCGACTACGATCTGCAGGCCATGGTGCGCGATATGTTGACCCACCTCAAGGCGGCTGCGTAG
- a CDS encoding DUF2189 domain-containing protein: MTHRLTEKALQESRSFGVRRIPALRPLGWLARGWADLMRCPLPGLLHGLVLALFGALLFWVARHKFWLLAGAFSGFLLVAPILATGLYAVSRALERGDKPSLRTAMAAWKPDDGRLIVFGLLLAFAGTGWVMTSASLITGLAPGLVNTPTDFLRHVVLAERGHLFELWLGLGAVLAAPVFASSVVAIPLLLDRQIGVLGAVFTSWRVVMEHPLPMALWAGLLLALTGLGIVTLLLGLVVIAPWLAHASWHAYRDVVDSSGLRERP; this comes from the coding sequence ATGACCCATCGTCTCACCGAAAAAGCCCTTCAGGAGTCTCGCAGCTTCGGCGTGCGCCGGATTCCGGCGCTGCGCCCCCTGGGCTGGCTGGCGAGGGGTTGGGCCGACCTGATGCGCTGCCCGCTGCCAGGATTGCTGCATGGCCTGGTGCTGGCCCTGTTCGGCGCGCTGCTGTTCTGGGTGGCGCGGCACAAGTTCTGGCTGTTGGCCGGCGCTTTCTCGGGTTTCTTGCTGGTCGCACCCATCCTGGCCACCGGCCTCTATGCCGTCAGCCGCGCGCTGGAGCGGGGCGACAAGCCCTCGTTGCGCACGGCCATGGCCGCCTGGAAGCCCGATGACGGTCGCCTGATCGTGTTCGGCCTTTTGCTGGCCTTTGCCGGCACCGGCTGGGTGATGACCTCGGCCTCGCTGATCACCGGCCTGGCGCCAGGACTGGTCAACACACCAACCGACTTTCTGCGCCATGTCGTGCTGGCCGAGCGCGGCCATCTGTTTGAACTCTGGCTGGGCCTCGGTGCGGTGCTGGCCGCGCCGGTGTTCGCGTCCAGCGTGGTGGCCATTCCGCTGCTGCTGGATCGCCAGATCGGAGTGCTCGGCGCCGTATTCACCAGCTGGCGCGTGGTCATGGAACACCCCCTGCCGATGGCGCTGTGGGCCGGGCTGCTGCTGGCGCTGACGGGTCTGGGCATCGTCACCCTGCTGCTGGGTCTGGTCGTCATCGCCCCCTGGCTGGCCCATGCCAGCTGGCATGCCTACCGGGATGTGGTCGACAGCTCGGGTTTGCGGGAGCGGCCCTGA
- a CDS encoding cytochrome c biogenesis CcdA family protein, with amino-acid sequence MLSLLLSLLAGALSTLSPCVLPLVPIIMSSALQAARFGPVALLAGLTLSYTLVGTGLALFGSQLGVESGQLRMVSAGLMLGFGVIFLSSRLQQAFVRLVAPLTDGANARLSGFKADSSWGQGLLGAMLGLVWSPCVGPTLGAAVTLAAQGHSATAALSTMFVFGLGAALPMVLLVYGSRAATASRRRAMGEAGRWGKRVMGLGLMLVGALVLSGADHGLEALLTRHMPPWLLDLTTRF; translated from the coding sequence TTGCTATCTCTGCTCTTGAGCCTGCTGGCCGGCGCGCTGTCCACGCTGTCGCCCTGTGTGCTGCCCCTCGTGCCCATCATCATGTCCAGCGCCCTGCAGGCGGCGCGTTTCGGACCGGTCGCGCTACTGGCCGGGCTGACCCTGTCCTACACCCTGGTCGGCACCGGGCTGGCGCTGTTTGGCAGCCAGCTCGGCGTGGAGTCCGGCCAGTTGCGCATGGTCAGCGCCGGGCTGATGCTGGGCTTCGGCGTGATATTCCTGTCATCACGGCTGCAGCAGGCCTTCGTCAGGCTCGTGGCGCCGCTGACGGATGGTGCCAATGCCAGGCTGTCGGGATTCAAGGCCGACAGCAGCTGGGGGCAGGGCTTGCTGGGCGCGATGCTGGGTCTGGTGTGGTCGCCCTGCGTGGGCCCCACCTTGGGGGCGGCCGTGACCCTGGCTGCGCAGGGACACAGCGCCACGGCTGCCCTGAGCACCATGTTTGTGTTCGGCCTCGGCGCGGCGCTGCCGATGGTACTGCTCGTCTATGGTTCCAGGGCCGCGACGGCGAGCCGGCGCAGGGCCATGGGCGAAGCCGGCCGCTGGGGCAAGCGGGTGATGGGACTCGGCCTGATGCTGGTCGGCGCCCTGGTGCTCAGCGGCGCAGACCATGGGCTGGAGGCGTTGCTGACGCGCCATATGCCGCCCTGGCTGCTTGATCTGACCACCCGTTTCTGA
- a CDS encoding DUF2892 domain-containing protein: protein MFFIKRNLPHWERALRIITGVAIAAAVYAGLTTGLVTWLALGSAATLVLTAFIGFCPACAMVGRRYLES, encoded by the coding sequence ATGTTTTTCATCAAACGCAATCTGCCCCATTGGGAACGCGCGCTGCGCATCATCACGGGTGTCGCCATCGCAGCAGCCGTCTATGCCGGCCTCACCACGGGCCTCGTCACCTGGCTGGCCCTTGGCAGCGCCGCCACTCTGGTCCTGACCGCCTTCATTGGCTTCTGCCCGGCCTGTGCGATGGTCGGACGCCGCTATCTGGAGAGCTGA
- a CDS encoding RNA polymerase sigma factor produces the protein MIRAEAHLIEAASRGDSGAVANLLTVCQPDLKRFARRTCSTTEDAEDAVQIALWQLYRKIGALRTVATFATWMFRIVERECYRLYRGRSRTDDLDELAPHEMPSAPALPTDLRLDLVRAMERLSPPYREVLLLRDVHELTAPEVAAQLGLSLEAVKSRLHRARAQVREHLLASGYWMKDGALEPRALDADGSPQKAI, from the coding sequence ATGATCCGAGCCGAAGCGCATTTGATTGAAGCCGCCTCCCGGGGTGACTCGGGCGCCGTGGCAAACCTGTTGACGGTGTGTCAGCCCGATCTGAAACGCTTCGCCCGGCGCACCTGCTCAACCACCGAAGACGCCGAAGACGCGGTGCAGATTGCGCTGTGGCAGCTCTACCGCAAGATCGGCGCCCTGCGCACCGTGGCCACCTTCGCCACCTGGATGTTTCGCATCGTCGAGCGCGAGTGCTACCGGCTCTACCGGGGCCGCAGCAGGACGGACGATCTGGACGAGCTGGCGCCACACGAGATGCCCAGTGCGCCGGCGTTGCCCACCGATCTGCGACTGGATCTGGTGCGCGCGATGGAGCGGCTCAGCCCGCCCTATCGCGAGGTCCTGCTGCTGCGCGATGTGCATGAGCTGACGGCGCCCGAGGTGGCCGCTCAGCTGGGGCTCAGCCTGGAGGCGGTGAAAAGCCGTTTGCACCGGGCCAGGGCTCAGGTGCGCGAGCATTTGCTGGCCAGCGGCTATTGGATGAAGGACGGCGCTCTTGAGCCCCGCGCCCTCGACGCCGATGGCTCCCCTCAAAAAGCCATATAG
- a CDS encoding thioredoxin family protein produces the protein MTTTFSSKFSLRRSFNQVAVSSALALAGLFIGGTASAGEILKADMEAYMQAASQNKPIIMHVHAGWCPVCTRQTPIIEALMKEPEFKDVIVFKIDFDADKPLVEQLGVKFQSTLIAAKGSVEVARSAGATDKDKIREFIRKSL, from the coding sequence ATGACAACGACGTTCTCAAGCAAATTCTCCCTGCGCCGCAGCTTCAACCAGGTGGCGGTTTCCAGCGCCCTTGCCCTGGCCGGCCTGTTCATCGGCGGCACCGCCAGCGCCGGTGAAATTCTCAAGGCCGATATGGAGGCCTATATGCAGGCGGCCTCGCAAAACAAGCCCATCATCATGCATGTGCACGCCGGCTGGTGCCCGGTGTGCACCAGACAGACCCCCATCATCGAGGCGCTGATGAAGGAGCCAGAGTTCAAGGATGTGATCGTCTTCAAGATCGACTTCGACGCCGACAAGCCCCTGGTCGAGCAGCTGGGGGTGAAGTTCCAGTCCACCTTGATCGCGGCCAAGGGCTCGGTCGAAGTGGCGCGCAGCGCCGGCGCCACCGACAAGGACAAGATCCGCGAGTTCATTCGCAAGTCCTTGTAG
- a CDS encoding alpha/beta hydrolase, with amino-acid sequence MKLLVNNIEAYAYTGGKPFDPALPCIVFIHGAIHDHSDWTLLARWFAHRGHSVLAVDLPGHGRSGGQPLADMPALARWVLALLDAAGVERAALVGHSMGSLIALAAAGLAPQRVSHLVMLGTAYPMKVSDALLSTARERPLLAIDMVNSFSHSTWAPKPSHPGPGTWLHGAERALMRRTQAGQTGLNLFEHDFQLCNSYDQGLNDAARLGCPSTLILGTRDQMTSPKQTKELAAALKARVLMVDAGHSLMTEAPEQVLNAMRQALGV; translated from the coding sequence ATGAAGCTGCTCGTCAATAACATCGAGGCCTATGCCTACACCGGCGGCAAGCCCTTCGACCCCGCCCTGCCCTGCATTGTCTTCATCCATGGCGCCATCCATGACCACAGCGACTGGACCCTGCTGGCCCGCTGGTTCGCCCACCGTGGCCACAGCGTGCTGGCGGTTGATCTGCCGGGCCATGGGCGCAGTGGTGGCCAGCCGCTGGCCGACATGCCGGCGCTGGCCCGCTGGGTGCTGGCCCTGCTGGACGCCGCCGGCGTCGAGCGCGCCGCGCTGGTGGGCCACAGCATGGGCTCGCTGATCGCACTGGCCGCGGCCGGCCTGGCGCCGCAGCGGGTCAGCCATCTGGTGATGCTGGGCACGGCCTATCCGATGAAGGTCTCGGACGCGCTGCTCAGCACCGCCCGCGAGCGACCGCTGCTGGCCATAGACATGGTCAACAGCTTCTCGCACTCGACCTGGGCGCCCAAGCCCTCCCACCCCGGCCCGGGTACCTGGCTGCATGGCGCCGAGCGGGCGCTGATGCGGCGCACCCAGGCGGGCCAGACGGGGCTCAACCTGTTCGAGCACGACTTCCAGCTGTGCAACAGCTATGACCAGGGTTTGAACGATGCCGCCAGGCTCGGGTGCCCGAGCACGCTGATTCTGGGCACCCGCGATCAGATGACCTCTCCGAAGCAGACCAAGGAACTGGCCGCCGCGCTGAAGGCCAGGGTGCTGATGGTCGATGCGGGGCATTCACTGATGACGGAGGCACCCGAGCAGGTGTTGAATGCGATGAGGCAGGCGCTGGGCGTCTGA
- a CDS encoding YitT family protein, with protein MSVAAPAKPPRHTLFDDAQALLTGTLFVAIGLLLLRQAGLVTGGTVGLAFLAHYATGLPFGALLFVVNLPFYWLAWRRMGRRFTVKTFVAVSLLSLLSELLPRWISLQSLNPLFAAIAGGLLVGAGFIILFRHRASLGGLNVLVLWLQERFGWRAGIVQMAIDALILLAAWPWIDAQRLGLSVLAAAAMNFSLAVNHRPGRYMAF; from the coding sequence ATGAGTGTTGCTGCCCCGGCCAAACCGCCCCGCCACACGCTGTTCGATGACGCCCAGGCCCTGCTCACCGGCACCCTGTTCGTGGCCATCGGCCTGTTGCTGCTGCGCCAGGCGGGCCTGGTCACCGGCGGCACCGTCGGCCTGGCCTTTCTGGCCCATTACGCCACCGGTCTGCCCTTTGGCGCGCTGTTGTTCGTGGTCAATCTGCCGTTCTACTGGCTGGCCTGGCGGCGCATGGGCCGGCGCTTCACCGTGAAGACCTTTGTCGCCGTCAGCCTGCTGTCCCTGCTCAGCGAGTTGCTGCCACGCTGGATCAGCCTGCAGTCGCTCAATCCGCTGTTCGCGGCCATCGCCGGGGGCCTGCTGGTGGGGGCGGGCTTCATCATATTGTTCCGCCACCGCGCCAGCCTGGGCGGGCTCAACGTGCTGGTGCTGTGGCTGCAGGAGCGCTTTGGCTGGCGCGCCGGCATCGTGCAGATGGCCATCGATGCCTTGATCTTGCTGGCCGCCTGGCCCTGGATCGATGCCCAGCGGCTGGGCCTGTCTGTGCTGGCCGCGGCGGCGATGAACTTCTCGCTCGCGGTCAACCACAGGCCCGGGCGCTATATGGCTTTTTGA
- a CDS encoding Mpo1-like protein, whose translation MDTATDPKTLQSFAEFYPFYLSEHRNPTCRRLHFLGSTLVLVCLAMLLATGQLRFVLYALLCGYGFAWIGHFVFEKNRPASFKRPLYSFMGDWAMYKDIWTGKVPF comes from the coding sequence ATGGACACCGCCACCGATCCCAAGACCCTGCAGAGCTTTGCGGAGTTCTACCCCTTCTACCTGAGCGAACACCGCAACCCGACCTGCCGGCGCCTGCACTTCCTGGGCAGCACGCTGGTGCTGGTGTGCCTGGCGATGCTGCTGGCCACCGGCCAGTTGCGCTTCGTGCTGTACGCGCTGCTTTGCGGCTATGGTTTCGCCTGGATCGGCCACTTCGTGTTCGAGAAGAACCGGCCCGCCTCGTTCAAGCGCCCCCTCTACAGCTTCATGGGCGACTGGGCGATGTACAAGGACATCTGGACTGGCAAGGTGCCGTTCTAG
- a CDS encoding MipA/OmpV family protein: MMRRLSFVVSPLLGAVLACDARAQAAAAPHWDYVVGVNLTNSPEYPGAVSNKTAPKPLWALQYGRWRFSTSGAGQVMGFGEDVQGPGASTELIKNSAFRLGAAFRVDSGRKSSDSIQFQGLPDVKRTLRARLFASYALAPEWLASAAWSQDVAGRAGGGVLNMDIGYRLRQTRHTEWTAGAGLTAGTARNMQSYFGISPEGSLSSGLPAYQAGAGLRDVHAGVGFTHALTSRWILFGAAGTSQLLSDAARSPLVHQRSGNSVSLGLAYRCCRWQAD, from the coding sequence ATGATGCGCCGCCTCAGCTTCGTTGTTTCCCCGCTGCTGGGGGCAGTACTTGCCTGCGATGCGCGGGCCCAAGCCGCCGCGGCGCCGCACTGGGACTATGTCGTCGGCGTCAACCTGACCAACAGCCCCGAGTATCCAGGCGCGGTGAGCAACAAGACCGCCCCCAAGCCGCTGTGGGCGTTGCAGTATGGCCGCTGGCGTTTCAGCACCTCGGGCGCGGGCCAGGTGATGGGTTTCGGCGAAGACGTGCAGGGGCCGGGCGCCAGCACCGAATTGATCAAGAACTCGGCGTTTCGGCTGGGGGCCGCGTTTCGCGTCGACAGCGGCCGCAAATCCAGCGACTCGATCCAGTTCCAGGGGCTGCCCGACGTGAAGCGCACGCTGCGTGCGCGGCTGTTTGCCAGCTATGCGCTGGCGCCCGAGTGGCTGGCCTCTGCGGCCTGGTCGCAAGACGTGGCCGGGCGGGCTGGCGGCGGGGTGCTGAACATGGACATCGGCTACCGCCTGCGCCAGACCCGCCACACCGAGTGGACCGCCGGCGCCGGCCTCACCGCAGGCACCGCGCGCAATATGCAGAGCTATTTCGGCATCAGCCCGGAGGGCTCGCTCAGCTCCGGACTGCCGGCCTACCAGGCGGGCGCCGGCTTGCGCGACGTGCATGCCGGTGTGGGCTTCACCCATGCACTGACCTCGCGCTGGATACTGTTCGGCGCCGCCGGCACCTCGCAGCTGCTGTCGGACGCGGCGCGCAGCCCCCTGGTGCACCAGCGCAGCGGCAACTCGGTCAGTCTGGGGCTGGCCTACCGCTGCTGCCGCTGGCAGGCCGACTAG
- a CDS encoding O-acetylhomoserine aminocarboxypropyltransferase produces the protein MSGYADPGFDTLALHAGTAPDAATGARAVPLHLTTSFVFENSEHAASLFNMERPGHVYSRISNPTTAVFEERVAALEGGAGSIATASGQAALHLAIATLCGAGSHIVSSSALYGGSHNLLHYTLSRFGIATTFVKPGDLDAWRAAIRPNTKLLFGETLGNPGLDVLDIPNISQIAHEAGLPLLVDSTLTTPYLIKPFEHGADLVYHSATKFLSGHGTVIGGVLVDSGMFDWDAAHAKHGLFPELCEPYAGFHGMTFTEESTVGAFLLRARREGLRDFGACMSPHTAWLILQGIETLSLRMERHVANARKVAQFLAAHPLVESVGYPDLESHPSHALARQLLPRGAGSVFSFNLKGSRKQGKAFIEALKIFSHLANVGDCRSLVIHPASTTHFRMDDAALAQAGITAGTIRLSIGLEDADDLLDDLKRALKTAEKAQ, from the coding sequence ATGTCTGGATACGCCGATCCCGGCTTCGACACGCTGGCCCTGCACGCCGGCACCGCCCCCGATGCGGCCACCGGCGCACGTGCCGTGCCCTTGCACCTGACGACCTCGTTCGTGTTCGAAAACAGCGAGCATGCGGCCTCGCTGTTCAATATGGAGCGGCCCGGCCACGTCTACAGCCGTATCTCCAATCCGACCACGGCCGTGTTCGAGGAACGCGTGGCCGCGCTCGAAGGCGGCGCCGGCTCAATAGCCACCGCCAGTGGCCAGGCGGCCTTGCATCTGGCCATTGCCACCCTCTGCGGCGCGGGCTCGCACATCGTGTCAAGCAGCGCGCTCTATGGCGGCTCGCACAATCTGCTGCACTACACCCTGTCGCGTTTCGGCATCGCCACCACCTTCGTCAAGCCGGGCGATCTGGACGCCTGGCGCGCGGCAATCCGCCCCAACACCAAGCTGCTGTTCGGCGAGACCCTGGGCAACCCGGGCCTGGACGTGCTGGACATCCCCAACATCTCGCAGATCGCCCACGAGGCCGGCCTGCCGCTGCTGGTTGACTCGACCCTGACCACGCCCTATCTGATCAAGCCCTTCGAGCACGGCGCCGATCTGGTCTATCACTCGGCGACCAAGTTCCTGTCCGGCCACGGCACGGTGATCGGCGGGGTGCTGGTGGACAGCGGTATGTTCGACTGGGACGCGGCCCATGCCAAGCACGGCCTGTTCCCCGAGCTGTGCGAGCCCTATGCCGGCTTCCACGGCATGACCTTCACCGAAGAGAGCACGGTCGGCGCCTTCCTGCTGCGTGCCCGCCGCGAGGGCCTGCGCGACTTCGGCGCCTGCATGAGCCCGCACACCGCCTGGCTGATTCTGCAGGGCATCGAAACCCTGTCGCTGCGCATGGAACGCCATGTGGCGAATGCGCGCAAGGTGGCGCAGTTCCTGGCCGCGCATCCACTGGTCGAGAGTGTCGGCTATCCGGACCTGGAGTCTCATCCCAGCCATGCCTTGGCCAGGCAACTGCTGCCGCGCGGCGCCGGCTCCGTGTTCAGCTTCAACCTGAAGGGCTCGCGCAAGCAGGGCAAGGCCTTCATCGAGGCGTTGAAGATCTTCTCCCACCTGGCCAATGTCGGCGATTGCCGCTCGCTGGTCATACACCCGGCCAGCACCACCCACTTCCGCATGGACGATGCGGCGCTGGCCCAGGCCGGCATCACGGCCGGCACGATACGGTTGTCGATAGGCCTGGAAGACGCCGACGATCTGCTCGACGATCTGAAGCGTGCCCTGAAGACCGCGGAGAAGGCGCAATGA
- a CDS encoding transporter substrate-binding domain-containing protein — translation MPHRLACAWVLVTSAVLAHAGEKVVLLGDDDYAPYAYVENGEFKGTYVELLGKAAELLKPAYEVELRPRPWKRGLADLESGAALGLFPPGLKRERAYISPYSVVLYRETVVLFCNPDVMAKPRKQFPDDFNGVTVGVNAGFLLSARLIDAANAGKIVLSEAKGNEPNLKKLAAKRIDCYASDRGAALHTARKLGSDPDFRGTRLLEAVELSGEDTFIGYSIKHSPPYKADFIAKMNAALEMVKRNGTAARIENSYLR, via the coding sequence ATGCCACATCGTCTTGCCTGTGCCTGGGTGCTGGTCACCTCCGCTGTCCTGGCCCATGCCGGGGAGAAGGTCGTGCTGCTAGGCGATGACGACTATGCCCCCTATGCCTATGTCGAGAACGGCGAGTTCAAGGGCACGTATGTCGAGTTGCTCGGCAAGGCGGCGGAGCTGCTGAAGCCCGCCTACGAGGTGGAGCTCAGGCCCCGCCCCTGGAAGCGCGGGCTGGCGGATCTGGAAAGCGGGGCGGCCCTGGGCCTGTTCCCGCCCGGGCTCAAACGCGAGCGCGCCTACATCAGCCCCTATTCGGTGGTGCTGTATCGAGAAACCGTGGTGCTGTTCTGCAACCCCGACGTGATGGCCAAGCCACGCAAGCAGTTCCCGGACGATTTCAATGGCGTGACGGTGGGTGTCAACGCCGGCTTCCTGCTCTCGGCCCGGCTGATCGACGCCGCCAACGCCGGCAAGATCGTGCTGTCGGAAGCCAAGGGCAATGAGCCCAATCTCAAGAAGCTCGCCGCCAAGCGCATCGACTGCTATGCCAGCGACCGAGGCGCCGCCCTGCACACCGCCAGAAAATTGGGGTCAGACCCTGATTTTCGGGGCACCCGGCTGCTGGAGGCGGTGGAACTGTCCGGCGAAGACACCTTCATCGGCTACAGCATCAAGCACAGCCCACCCTACAAGGCCGACTTCATCGCCAAGATGAATGCTGCGCTGGAGATGGTCAAACGCAACGGCACGGCGGCCAGAATCGAAAACAGCTACCTGAGGTAG
- a CDS encoding CBS domain-containing protein: MKVVDILRVKGGTLFTVSPDEALSRAVTAMAESDIGSLVVMEHGDLVGMLTFREVIAAVVRNGGSVGTLLVRTVMDDHPLTCTPETEIDEVRRMMLGRHARYMPALNGRTLMGVISFYDVAKAVVDSQDFENRMLKAYIRDWPVEQEAPAEDGKT; the protein is encoded by the coding sequence ATGAAAGTCGTTGATATCTTGCGCGTCAAAGGCGGCACGCTGTTCACCGTGTCACCCGATGAAGCGTTGTCTCGCGCTGTCACGGCCATGGCCGAAAGCGACATCGGTTCCCTGGTGGTGATGGAGCATGGCGACCTGGTCGGCATGCTGACCTTCCGCGAGGTGATCGCCGCGGTGGTCAGGAATGGTGGCTCCGTCGGCACCCTGCTTGTGCGCACCGTGATGGATGACCATCCGCTGACCTGCACGCCCGAGACCGAGATCGACGAGGTGCGCCGCATGATGCTGGGCCGGCACGCCCGCTATATGCCCGCGCTCAACGGCCGCACGCTGATGGGCGTGATCTCGTTCTACGACGTGGCCAAGGCCGTGGTTGACAGCCAGGACTTCGAGAACCGCATGCTCAAGGCCTATATCCGCGACTGGCCGGTCGAGCAAGAGGCGCCGGCCGAGGACGGAAAGACCTGA